A genomic window from Solanum dulcamara chromosome 11, daSolDulc1.2, whole genome shotgun sequence includes:
- the LOC129873059 gene encoding uncharacterized protein LOC129873059 isoform X2, producing the protein MKCTSTGRSCMLCSTMEEKDPSIRKTLIVQCFKDLHLIEDMELVLTLRCLWNSALAQPDDPEFPSLGVFNSMARLLNRCTHDQKWLSRGHNVYVPYYTAHIIGSYTMNKARFSVLAVKSGVISPLIDLLRGKITWVEQRVAVRALGHIARHRRTFEDIKVHEIDVIKLAMDTASKCIYTIYTEFVCKKSENRVEYHRSLMTKGLGEFEMENRRAESWACQMQCWSLYLLNCFITKKRSINLICKEEFLKNLCDIWGGLPNQNSFSGIGLIRSLCDSEDGRKNIAQLEQVVENICNLSRSSDEWQFMAIESLLLLLKDPKSRNRVTNIASPFLADLVELRTIKGRRKTGDMITQLLLQDYAKIKYGQLRFYEKGSQRAIEEIWDLKVEKSKRDKIMSEQEAKETELLVSILKREGNKKFRSTEIEQAVYKYTKALDLCPLKLRKERIVLYSNRGQCHLILGEAELAISDTTRALCLSGEMRPHIKSLWRRSQAYDMKGLARLSLMDCLMFINERSKLNGNRSNGRKIPYYAMRMLNKQMTATWTFAGAAKSIDDDIDDNGTQKSRVQQGVAGGKMKGKVEEALLKNCIMKF; encoded by the exons ATGAAATGCACCAGTACTGGTCGTAGTTGCATGTTGTGCAGTACCATGGAAGAAAAAGATCCATCGATACGAAAAACATTAATAGTTCAATGCTTCAAAGATTTGCATCTGATAGAAGATATGGAACTTGTTCTCACCTTAAGATGCCTCTGGAATAGTGCTCTGGCTCAACCTGATGACCCTGAATTCCCGTCCCTTGGCGTCTTTAATTCCATGGCTAGACTTCTCAACAGGTGCACCCATGAccaaaaatggctttcaagAGGCCATAACGTTTATGTTCCTTATTATACAGCTCATATTATTGGCTCTTACACCATGAACAAAGCTAGATTCTCTGTTTTGGCTGTTAAATCAGGCGTAATTTCACCGTTAATAGACCTATTACGAGGTAAGATAACTTGGGTTGAGCAAAGAGTAGCTGTTAGAGCACTTGGTCACATTGCGCGACATAGAAGAACATTTGAAGACATTAAGGTCCATGAAATAGACGTTATAAAGCTAGCCATGGACACAGCTTCCAAATGCATTTATACAATCTATACCGAGTTTGTGTGCAAGAAAAGTGAAAACAGAGTCGAATATCATCGCTCTTTGATGACAAAAGGTCTCGGAGAATTCGAAATGGAGAATAGAAGAGCAGAGTCTTGGGCTTGCCAAATGCAGTGCTGGTCTCTCTACCTTCTCAACTGCTTCATTACAAAGAAAAGAAGCATCAATTTGATATGCAAAGAAGAGTTTCTCAAGAATTTATGCGATATATGGGGTGGATTACCGAACCAGAATTCTTTCTCCGGCATCGGCCTAATCAGAAGTCTCTGTGACAGCGAAGATGGTCGAAAAAACATTGCTCAATTAGAACAAGTCGTAGAAAATATCTGCAACCTCTCTAGATCTTCCGATGAATGGCAATTCATGGCAATTGAAAGTCTTTTGTTACTTCTAAAGGATCCAAAATCAAGAAACAGAGTAACAAACATTGCATCTCCTTTTCTTGCTGATTTAGTAGAGCTTAGAACTATCAAAGGAAGACGAAAAACGGGTGACATGATAACGCAACTACTCTTACAAGATTATGCTAAAATCAAATATGGTCAACTGAGGTTCTACGAAAAAGGATCACAAAGAGCAATTGAAGAGATTTGGGACTTGAAAGTGGAAAAAAGTAAAAGGGATAAAATCATGTCCGAACAAGAGGCGAAAGAAACAGAGCTTTTGGTTTCCATTTTAAAACGTGAAGGAAACAAGAAATTTCGGTCAACTGAGATTGAACAAGCTGTATACAAGTATACAAAGGCTTTAGATTTGTGTCCATTAAAATTAAGGAAAGAAAGGATTGTTCTTTATAGTAATAGAGGTCAATGTCATTTAATTTTAGGTGAAGCAGAGTTAGCTATTAGTGATACAACTCGAGCCTTATGCTTATCAGGTGAAATGAGGCCACATATAAAGAGCCTGTGGCGAAGATCGCAGGCTTATGACATGAAAGGATTGGCTAGACTAAGTTTAATGGATTGTTTGATGTTCATCAATGAACGCAGCAAGTTGAATGGAAACAGAAGCAATGGAAGGAAAATCCCATACTATGCGATGCGCATGTTGAACAAACAGATGACAGCCACGTGGACTTTCGCGGGTGCTGCCAAGTCCATTGACGATGACATTGATGACAATGGAACTCAAAAATCCAGGGTCCAGCAGGGCGTTGCAGGTGGGAAAATGAAAGGGAAGGTAGAAGAAGCACTACTAAAAA ATTGTATTATGAAGTTTTAG
- the LOC129873059 gene encoding uncharacterized protein LOC129873059 isoform X1 yields the protein MKCTSTGRSCMLCSTMEEKDPSIRKTLIVQCFKDLHLIEDMELVLTLRCLWNSALAQPDDPEFPSLGVFNSMARLLNRCTHDQKWLSRGHNVYVPYYTAHIIGSYTMNKARFSVLAVKSGVISPLIDLLRGKITWVEQRVAVRALGHIARHRRTFEDIKVHEIDVIKLAMDTASKCIYTIYTEFVCKKSENRVEYHRSLMTKGLGEFEMENRRAESWACQMQCWSLYLLNCFITKKRSINLICKEEFLKNLCDIWGGLPNQNSFSGIGLIRSLCDSEDGRKNIAQLEQVVENICNLSRSSDEWQFMAIESLLLLLKDPKSRNRVTNIASPFLADLVELRTIKGRRKTGDMITQLLLQDYAKIKYGQLRFYEKGSQRAIEEIWDLKVEKSKRDKIMSEQEAKETELLVSILKREGNKKFRSTEIEQAVYKYTKALDLCPLKLRKERIVLYSNRGQCHLILGEAELAISDTTRALCLSGEMRPHIKSLWRRSQAYDMKGLARLSLMDCLMFINERSKLNGNRSNGRKIPYYAMRMLNKQMTATWTFAGAAKSIDDDIDDNGTQKSRVQQGVAGGKMKGKVEEALLKSMPTQGKDMDQLLLKKERLWRTSRRSRGVLEPLLKHIKGKKNVKVQEKCDSSLQVEEL from the exons ATGAAATGCACCAGTACTGGTCGTAGTTGCATGTTGTGCAGTACCATGGAAGAAAAAGATCCATCGATACGAAAAACATTAATAGTTCAATGCTTCAAAGATTTGCATCTGATAGAAGATATGGAACTTGTTCTCACCTTAAGATGCCTCTGGAATAGTGCTCTGGCTCAACCTGATGACCCTGAATTCCCGTCCCTTGGCGTCTTTAATTCCATGGCTAGACTTCTCAACAGGTGCACCCATGAccaaaaatggctttcaagAGGCCATAACGTTTATGTTCCTTATTATACAGCTCATATTATTGGCTCTTACACCATGAACAAAGCTAGATTCTCTGTTTTGGCTGTTAAATCAGGCGTAATTTCACCGTTAATAGACCTATTACGAGGTAAGATAACTTGGGTTGAGCAAAGAGTAGCTGTTAGAGCACTTGGTCACATTGCGCGACATAGAAGAACATTTGAAGACATTAAGGTCCATGAAATAGACGTTATAAAGCTAGCCATGGACACAGCTTCCAAATGCATTTATACAATCTATACCGAGTTTGTGTGCAAGAAAAGTGAAAACAGAGTCGAATATCATCGCTCTTTGATGACAAAAGGTCTCGGAGAATTCGAAATGGAGAATAGAAGAGCAGAGTCTTGGGCTTGCCAAATGCAGTGCTGGTCTCTCTACCTTCTCAACTGCTTCATTACAAAGAAAAGAAGCATCAATTTGATATGCAAAGAAGAGTTTCTCAAGAATTTATGCGATATATGGGGTGGATTACCGAACCAGAATTCTTTCTCCGGCATCGGCCTAATCAGAAGTCTCTGTGACAGCGAAGATGGTCGAAAAAACATTGCTCAATTAGAACAAGTCGTAGAAAATATCTGCAACCTCTCTAGATCTTCCGATGAATGGCAATTCATGGCAATTGAAAGTCTTTTGTTACTTCTAAAGGATCCAAAATCAAGAAACAGAGTAACAAACATTGCATCTCCTTTTCTTGCTGATTTAGTAGAGCTTAGAACTATCAAAGGAAGACGAAAAACGGGTGACATGATAACGCAACTACTCTTACAAGATTATGCTAAAATCAAATATGGTCAACTGAGGTTCTACGAAAAAGGATCACAAAGAGCAATTGAAGAGATTTGGGACTTGAAAGTGGAAAAAAGTAAAAGGGATAAAATCATGTCCGAACAAGAGGCGAAAGAAACAGAGCTTTTGGTTTCCATTTTAAAACGTGAAGGAAACAAGAAATTTCGGTCAACTGAGATTGAACAAGCTGTATACAAGTATACAAAGGCTTTAGATTTGTGTCCATTAAAATTAAGGAAAGAAAGGATTGTTCTTTATAGTAATAGAGGTCAATGTCATTTAATTTTAGGTGAAGCAGAGTTAGCTATTAGTGATACAACTCGAGCCTTATGCTTATCAGGTGAAATGAGGCCACATATAAAGAGCCTGTGGCGAAGATCGCAGGCTTATGACATGAAAGGATTGGCTAGACTAAGTTTAATGGATTGTTTGATGTTCATCAATGAACGCAGCAAGTTGAATGGAAACAGAAGCAATGGAAGGAAAATCCCATACTATGCGATGCGCATGTTGAACAAACAGATGACAGCCACGTGGACTTTCGCGGGTGCTGCCAAGTCCATTGACGATGACATTGATGACAATGGAACTCAAAAATCCAGGGTCCAGCAGGGCGTTGCAGGTGGGAAAATGAAAGGGAAGGTAGAAGAAGCACTACTAAAAA GCATGCCGACCCAGGGGAAAGACATGGACCAGCTGCTCTTGAAAAAGGAACGGCTTTGGAGAACAAGTCGGAGAAGCAGAGGTGTTCTTGAACCATTACTGAAGCAtatcaaaggaaagaaaaatgtaAAAGTACAAGAAAAATGTGATAGCTCATTACaagttgaggaactttaa